One genomic segment of Desulfomicrobium sp. ZS1 includes these proteins:
- a CDS encoding 2-oxoacid:ferredoxin oxidoreductase subunit beta, with protein sequence MAQVTQLIHDYLRHNKKFPHVYCAGCGHGIVLGSLIRSVHGLGYAKDDIVLVAGIGCSGRMAVYVDFNTVHTTHGRALTFATGIKMANPALKVIVVMGDGDAMSIGGNHLIHAARRNIGLTALVLNNNIYGMTGGQASPTSPEGTISATSPFGQLERSFDIVDMAMASGASYVARGTVLHANMLDGLISDALEKPGFNLVEVMTPCHTQYGRKNKFKTVVDMYQWYKKNTMKLDRYGQLSPEEQEKFTPIGVFRNEMRPGLEVRYEELRNKLQEQPNA encoded by the coding sequence ATGGCACAGGTAACACAACTCATTCACGACTACCTTCGGCACAACAAGAAGTTTCCCCATGTCTACTGCGCGGGCTGCGGCCACGGCATCGTGCTTGGATCGCTCATCCGCAGCGTCCACGGTTTGGGCTACGCCAAGGATGACATCGTGCTCGTGGCCGGTATCGGCTGTTCCGGGCGCATGGCCGTGTACGTGGACTTCAACACCGTGCACACTACCCACGGCCGGGCTCTGACCTTCGCCACGGGCATCAAGATGGCCAATCCTGCGCTCAAAGTCATTGTGGTCATGGGGGATGGCGACGCCATGTCCATCGGCGGCAACCATCTCATCCACGCGGCCCGTCGTAACATCGGCCTGACCGCGTTGGTCCTGAACAACAATATCTACGGCATGACCGGCGGCCAGGCCTCACCGACCAGCCCCGAGGGGACCATCTCCGCGACGTCGCCTTTCGGTCAGCTTGAGCGCAGCTTCGACATCGTGGACATGGCCATGGCCAGCGGTGCCAGTTATGTTGCCCGCGGCACGGTTCTGCACGCGAATATGCTCGACGGCCTCATCTCCGACGCCCTGGAAAAGCCCGGCTTCAACCTGGTGGAGGTCATGACACCCTGCCACACCCAGTACGGTCGCAAGAACAAGTTCAAGACCGTGGTGGACATGTATCAGTGGTACAAGAAGAATACCATGAAGCTTGATCGCTATGGGCAGCTTTCCCCGGAAGAACAGGAAAAGTTCACACCCATCGGCGTGTTCAGGAACGAGATGCGCCCCGGCCTCGAAGTGCGATACGAGGAACTGCGCAACAAGCTTCAGGAGCAGCCAAATGCCTAA
- a CDS encoding 2-oxoacid:acceptor oxidoreductase family protein, with amino-acid sequence MPKQHELNRFEIRLSGTGGQGILTLGKIMGQVLAIDHGFFVTQTQSYGPEARGGASRADLVISSHRISYPKPVNLDMLVALSQEACNLYFRNLKPVGFLLVDTSLVTQTPSNIYWGLPFTSMARDKIGMPQTTNIICLGALSHFLPFMNFANVKKALASVLPAKILDVNVKALTLGHSQAKKLYPDAPEKWTFFSPTTMESEQ; translated from the coding sequence ATGCCTAAACAGCACGAACTGAATCGATTTGAAATACGGCTTTCCGGTACGGGCGGCCAGGGTATCCTGACCCTGGGCAAGATCATGGGCCAGGTGCTGGCCATCGATCACGGCTTTTTCGTCACGCAGACTCAGAGCTACGGTCCCGAGGCCCGAGGCGGAGCAAGCCGGGCCGATCTGGTCATAAGTTCACACAGAATCAGCTATCCAAAGCCCGTGAATCTTGACATGCTCGTGGCTCTCAGTCAGGAGGCCTGCAACCTGTATTTTCGCAACTTGAAGCCTGTCGGCTTCCTGCTGGTGGATACCTCGCTCGTGACCCAGACCCCGTCCAACATATATTGGGGATTGCCGTTCACGAGCATGGCCCGGGACAAGATCGGCATGCCTCAGACCACCAACATCATCTGTCTGGGGGCGCTGAGTCATTTTCTGCCGTTCATGAATTTTGCCAACGTGAAAAAAGCCCTGGCATCCGTCTTGCCGGCCAAGATCCTGGATGTGAACGTCAAGGCGCTGACCCTTGGACATAGCCAGGCCAAGAAACTTTATCCGGACGCACCCGAAAAATGGACATTCTTCTCACCAACGACGATGGAATCAGAGCAGTAG
- the surE gene encoding 5'/3'-nucleotidase SurE translates to MDILLTNDDGIRAVGLRALYGALIKAGHRVHVAAPMTEQSAVGHSVTLFSPLRVKQVEETGFSGLGISGTPADCVKLALSHLLPKRPDMIVSGINSGANVGVDVLYSGTVSAATEGALAGIPAMAVSVDDFHPEELSAQAEYATQMLDCEFWSSFPRHCVLNLNFPAGPFENAKGLKVCGQTSSTYRDWYDERNDPRGNPYYWLCGVIPPENVEPDSDRGYLSRGYITATPLTFDLTHAGYLQTLTRHLAEND, encoded by the coding sequence ATGGACATTCTTCTCACCAACGACGATGGAATCAGAGCAGTAGGACTGCGAGCCCTGTACGGCGCGTTGATCAAGGCCGGACACCGGGTGCACGTGGCTGCGCCCATGACCGAGCAGAGCGCGGTGGGGCATTCGGTGACCCTGTTTTCCCCCCTGCGGGTTAAGCAGGTGGAGGAAACAGGGTTTTCCGGCCTCGGCATTTCCGGAACGCCGGCGGATTGCGTCAAGCTGGCCCTGAGCCATCTTTTGCCCAAGCGGCCGGACATGATCGTGTCGGGAATCAACTCGGGCGCTAACGTGGGCGTGGACGTGCTCTATTCGGGCACGGTGTCTGCGGCCACCGAAGGAGCCTTGGCCGGTATACCGGCCATGGCCGTGTCCGTAGACGACTTCCACCCCGAGGAACTTTCCGCCCAGGCCGAATACGCAACGCAAATGCTTGACTGCGAATTCTGGTCTTCCTTTCCCCGGCATTGCGTGCTGAACCTGAACTTTCCCGCCGGTCCGTTCGAGAACGCCAAAGGACTCAAGGTCTGCGGCCAGACCTCATCCACCTACCGGGATTGGTACGACGAGAGGAACGATCCCCGGGGGAATCCCTACTACTGGCTGTGCGGGGTCATCCCGCCGGAAAATGTGGAGCCCGATTCGGATCGCGGGTATCTGAGCCGCGGTTACATAACCGCCACCCCTTTGACTTTTGACCTGACTCATGCCGGGTATCTTCAGACCCTGACCAGGCATCTGGCAGAGAACGATTAA
- the fba gene encoding class II fructose-1,6-bisphosphate aldolase: protein MPLTTPKEMFARGYAEGFAIGGFNVNNMEIIQGIMEAGNLEKSPLILQVSAGARRYAGQGYIIKLMEAALAENDLPVCLHLDHGQNFEICKEVIDGGFTSVMIDGSHLSFEDNIALTKQVVAYAHDRGVWVEAELGQLAGVEDDVDVEHSVYTNPDQAAEFVGRTGCDSLAIAIGTSHGAYKFAGEAKLDFDRLEKIKGLLPGYPIVLHGASSVPQEFVDMANQYGAQIAGAKGVPEDLLRRAAASAVCKINIDTDIRLAMTATIRKYLAENPSHFDPRQYLQVARTAVRDMVAHKIRNVLGSSNKI from the coding sequence ATGCCCCTGACCACACCCAAGGAAATGTTTGCCCGAGGTTACGCCGAAGGCTTTGCCATCGGCGGTTTCAACGTGAACAACATGGAAATCATCCAGGGCATCATGGAGGCCGGAAACCTCGAAAAATCCCCGCTCATCCTGCAGGTTTCCGCCGGTGCCCGTCGCTATGCGGGACAAGGATACATCATCAAGCTCATGGAGGCCGCCCTGGCCGAGAATGACCTGCCGGTCTGCCTGCATCTGGATCACGGCCAGAATTTCGAGATCTGCAAGGAAGTCATCGACGGCGGCTTCACCTCCGTCATGATCGACGGTTCGCATCTGTCTTTCGAGGACAACATCGCCCTGACCAAACAGGTCGTGGCCTACGCCCATGATCGCGGCGTGTGGGTCGAGGCCGAGCTCGGGCAGTTGGCAGGCGTGGAGGATGATGTGGACGTGGAGCACAGCGTGTACACCAATCCGGACCAGGCCGCCGAGTTTGTCGGCCGCACGGGTTGCGATTCGCTGGCCATCGCCATCGGCACCAGCCACGGTGCCTACAAGTTCGCGGGCGAGGCCAAGCTGGACTTCGATCGCCTGGAAAAGATCAAGGGCCTCTTGCCCGGCTATCCCATCGTGCTGCACGGCGCGTCGTCCGTGCCCCAGGAATTTGTGGACATGGCCAACCAGTACGGCGCCCAGATTGCCGGAGCCAAGGGCGTGCCCGAGGATCTCTTGCGCCGTGCAGCCGCCTCGGCCGTGTGCAAGATCAACATCGACACGGACATCCGCCTGGCCATGACCGCCACCATCCGTAAGTACCTGGCCGAGAATCCGTCGCATTTCGACCCCCGCCAGTACCTGCAGGTGGCCAGAACGGCGGTGCGGGATATGGTGGCGCACAAGATCAGAAACGTGCTTGGTTCATCCAATAAAATATAA
- the gap gene encoding type I glyceraldehyde-3-phosphate dehydrogenase: MAVKIALNGFGRIGRYLARILAGNKDVELVCVNARGDNASLAYLLKYDSVHGTFAGEVEPNEQGFLLNGKQVLVTRNAPDAWDWKDIDIVVESTGKFTDRESCEKHLAAGAKKVLISAPGKNADLTVVMGVNDGLYDSAKHNIISNASCTTNCLAPAAKALNDTFGIRHGLMTTIHSYTMSQRMLDGTHKDIRRGRAGAMNMLPTTTGAAKAVSMVIPALAGKLDGMAVRVPTPNVSLVDLVVEVEKKATVAEVNAVLKAAASGPEGGAMGYTEVPLVSMDYVGSIYGGVVDGLCTSVMNGSMVKIIVWYDNEAGFTNQLLRLIRLVAGSL; this comes from the coding sequence ATGGCTGTCAAAATCGCACTCAACGGCTTCGGACGCATCGGACGCTATCTGGCCCGCATCCTGGCCGGAAACAAGGATGTCGAACTGGTCTGCGTCAACGCGCGTGGCGACAACGCGTCGCTGGCGTACCTGCTTAAATATGATTCCGTCCACGGCACCTTTGCCGGTGAGGTCGAGCCCAACGAACAGGGTTTTCTGCTGAACGGAAAGCAGGTGCTGGTCACCCGCAACGCTCCCGACGCCTGGGACTGGAAAGACATCGACATCGTGGTCGAATCCACCGGCAAGTTCACGGACCGCGAAAGCTGCGAAAAGCATCTGGCCGCCGGCGCGAAAAAGGTGCTCATCTCCGCCCCCGGCAAGAACGCCGACCTGACCGTGGTCATGGGCGTCAATGACGGCCTCTACGATTCGGCCAAGCACAACATCATCTCCAATGCCTCCTGCACCACCAACTGTCTGGCACCTGCGGCCAAGGCGCTGAACGACACCTTTGGCATCAGGCACGGTCTCATGACCACCATCCATTCCTACACCATGAGCCAGCGCATGCTCGACGGCACCCACAAGGACATCCGCCGCGGCCGCGCCGGGGCCATGAACATGCTGCCCACGACCACGGGCGCGGCCAAGGCCGTGAGCATGGTCATCCCGGCCCTGGCGGGCAAGCTCGACGGCATGGCCGTGCGTGTGCCCACGCCCAACGTGTCCCTGGTGGACCTGGTGGTGGAAGTGGAGAAGAAGGCCACCGTGGCCGAGGTCAACGCGGTCCTGAAGGCCGCGGCCAGCGGGCCCGAAGGCGGGGCCATGGGCTACACGGAAGTGCCGCTGGTCTCCATGGACTACGTCGGCAGCATCTACGGCGGCGTGGTCGACGGCCTGTGCACCTCGGTCATGAACGGCAGCATGGTCAAGATCATCGTCTGGTACGACAACGAGGCCGGCTTCACCAACCAGCTGCTGCGTCTGATCAGGCTGGTCGCGGGCTCGCTCTAG
- a CDS encoding DNA-binding protein: MAKDLTTSAIDRQNILNNPYALAEIEKAAGVRGIPFEGKFVLLEEQVADFFEVTPRTIDNYIEQFGDELRHNGYAVLKGNRLKELKQSLKEQFGDEIDFVTKTTVLGVFDFRSFLNLAMLLSESDRARLLRQAILDIVIDTINLRSGGGTKYINQRDEDFLHSAFEEENYRKQFTDALRDHVAMGNFKYAVYTDKIYLSIFREKAKEYRAILKLQSQERVRSTLYAEVLDVIAAYECGFADVMTQEAQSLGRQLSALEVDVLFRKFEAQAHWKPLIEKARMKMASRDLAFRDTLHLQLKEYVNPLQREDFERFLGEKSKELAERLEDAKDVLKRLKDR; this comes from the coding sequence ATGGCCAAAGACCTGACGACTTCTGCCATAGATCGGCAGAACATCCTGAATAATCCATACGCCTTGGCCGAGATTGAAAAAGCGGCAGGCGTTCGGGGCATTCCCTTCGAAGGGAAATTCGTGCTCTTGGAAGAGCAGGTTGCTGATTTCTTTGAGGTGACCCCTCGAACTATTGATAATTACATCGAACAATTCGGGGATGAACTGCGCCACAATGGCTATGCGGTTTTGAAGGGTAATAGGCTGAAAGAATTGAAGCAATCTCTTAAGGAACAGTTTGGTGACGAAATTGATTTCGTTACCAAAACGACGGTTCTTGGGGTCTTCGATTTTAGATCGTTTTTGAATCTGGCCATGCTGCTTTCAGAGAGTGATCGTGCCCGTCTTCTGCGGCAGGCCATACTCGATATCGTGATTGACACGATTAACCTGCGCAGTGGCGGTGGCACCAAGTACATCAACCAACGTGACGAGGATTTTCTTCATTCTGCCTTTGAAGAAGAAAATTATCGTAAGCAGTTTACGGATGCCTTGCGCGATCATGTCGCCATGGGAAATTTCAAGTACGCAGTCTACACCGATAAGATCTATCTAAGTATTTTTCGTGAAAAGGCCAAAGAATATCGGGCAATTCTCAAATTACAGAGCCAAGAACGCGTCCGCTCGACGTTATATGCGGAAGTGCTGGACGTGATTGCCGCGTATGAATGCGGCTTCGCGGATGTTATGACCCAAGAGGCGCAGTCTTTAGGGCGCCAGTTGTCTGCTCTGGAAGTTGATGTTCTGTTCAGGAAATTCGAAGCGCAAGCTCATTGGAAACCTTTGATTGAGAAAGCTCGTATGAAGATGGCCAGCCGCGATCTGGCTTTTCGCGACACATTGCATCTCCAGCTTAAGGAATATGTGAATCCGTTGCAGCGAGAAGATTTTGAACGCTTTCTTGGCGAAAAAAGCAAGGAATTGGCGGAGCGTTTGGAAGATGCCAAGGATGTTTTGAAGCGCCTCAAGGACCGTTAG
- a CDS encoding type II toxin-antitoxin system death-on-curing family toxin — protein sequence MNVTYPTIEMIKEVHAKTVDLSGGGMISILDSGRLESVLQHIQNDDNYPTFEEKLAHLFYCVCKFYCFSDGNKRLAITASALMLLHNGYLYCSVSFIREMENVSYHVAAGNISKELLLEIITAHLAQTSDDEELKLKILHAIAPLG from the coding sequence ATGAATGTTACGTATCCGACGATTGAAATGATCAAGGAAGTTCATGCCAAGACTGTTGATTTAAGCGGTGGTGGGATGATTAGCATTCTGGATTCTGGACGACTGGAAAGTGTTTTGCAACATATTCAAAATGACGATAATTATCCCACTTTTGAAGAGAAACTGGCGCATTTGTTTTATTGTGTATGCAAGTTTTATTGTTTTTCTGATGGCAATAAACGTTTGGCTATAACCGCTTCTGCCTTGATGCTGCTTCACAATGGCTATCTCTATTGTTCTGTATCGTTCATAAGAGAGATGGAGAATGTGAGCTATCATGTGGCTGCCGGGAATATCAGCAAGGAGTTGTTGCTTGAGATTATCACCGCGCACCTTGCCCAGACATCCGATGACGAAGAATTGAAGCTCAAAATTTTGCACGCGATTGCACCCTTGGGATGA